The following proteins are co-located in the Spirosoma montaniterrae genome:
- a CDS encoding DUF2188 domain-containing protein: MTMTPMWTPTHFPAAMRSLNPSTRAKAIEIANQLLEQGQLDKQRAITISIIEARRLARMYAVETDRIGRSVSSYA, encoded by the coding sequence ATGACTATGACACCTATGTGGACACCTACTCACTTTCCGGCTGCTATGCGGTCGCTCAACCCCAGCACGCGGGCCAAAGCGATTGAAATTGCAAACCAACTGCTGGAGCAGGGACAGTTGGATAAGCAACGTGCCATTACCATCAGCATTATTGAGGCCCGTCGTCTGGCCCGAATGTATGCTGTTGAGACAGACCGCATCGGACGCTCTGTTTCATCCTACGCTTAA
- a CDS encoding four-helix bundle copper-binding protein encodes MIWNKTIYDTLTSCATLCDEFATECSRSEDIENWYRSIFLNLDCADMCRQLAMLYVRGSENTRLLATACIEVCEKCAQEIAQFDTERCQQVYAMCQQTILSCVSILNMQRNDADAKNPTSTPASLFYGIDLRETIYN; translated from the coding sequence ATGATCTGGAACAAGACCATTTACGACACCTTAACCAGTTGCGCCACACTGTGTGATGAGTTTGCCACCGAATGTTCACGGTCGGAAGATATTGAGAATTGGTATCGCAGCATTTTTTTAAACCTCGACTGCGCCGATATGTGCCGCCAACTGGCGATGCTGTACGTGCGTGGCTCAGAAAATACGCGCCTGTTGGCAACTGCCTGCATTGAAGTATGCGAAAAATGCGCCCAGGAAATAGCTCAGTTCGATACAGAACGTTGCCAGCAGGTTTATGCTATGTGTCAGCAGACCATTCTAAGCTGTGTTAGTATCTTGAACATGCAGCGCAATGACGCCGACGCGAAAAATCCAACGTCAACCCCGGCATCGCTTTTTTACGGCATCGACCTGCGCGAGACCATCTATAATTAA
- a CDS encoding pyridoxamine 5'-phosphate oxidase family protein, producing the protein METKPQKNEKLEKVRKMVGDIRIAMMTTVNDEGQLMSRPMAALEMDEDATIWFFTQKTSPKVAQIEQHERQVNLAFVNVSDADYVSISGTADEIDDRAKIDELWNPQAKAWFPNGKDDPNLTLLRVHTHMAEYWDSNDSTMVRLFQQASAALTGTVPKMGENEKVYN; encoded by the coding sequence ATGGAAACCAAACCACAGAAAAACGAAAAATTAGAAAAAGTGCGGAAAATGGTTGGCGACATCCGCATTGCGATGATGACGACCGTTAACGACGAGGGTCAGTTGATGAGCCGCCCAATGGCTGCTTTAGAAATGGATGAAGACGCTACAATCTGGTTCTTTACCCAAAAAACATCGCCCAAAGTTGCTCAGATAGAACAGCACGAACGACAGGTTAATCTGGCGTTTGTCAACGTAAGCGATGCGGATTACGTATCCATTTCGGGTACTGCCGATGAAATTGACGACCGCGCCAAAATCGACGAACTCTGGAATCCACAGGCTAAAGCATGGTTTCCCAACGGCAAAGATGATCCGAATCTGACGCTGTTGCGCGTGCATACTCACATGGCCGAATACTGGGACTCGAACGACAGCACGATGGTTCGGTTGTTCCAGCAGGCCAGTGCAGCCCTAACCGGAACCGTTCCTAAAATGGGCGAAAACGAAAAAGTTTACAACTGA
- a CDS encoding DUF3891 family protein, whose product MIVIQTDTGWQVIHQQAHGLLAVQAAMHWQVDKRPKYWIETLIALTEHDDGQDPWEGRNHLTTAGAPLHFQVLEYSVEQCRNMIAISLDKSRWNALMLSMHTSFLYEEKRGTDKALDEFLDQQIDNQKKWRKQYAATKADAQYAYDFIQWCDALSLILCLNQVPPEGRRLEISKGPDGVSYYILQNPNGSLCIDPWPFDVPAFAAHVEVFELNQLVFSDDNELYNALQDAPLALKEWQFVQRSQ is encoded by the coding sequence ATGATTGTTATCCAAACAGATACCGGCTGGCAAGTCATTCATCAGCAGGCGCATGGCTTACTGGCTGTGCAGGCCGCCATGCATTGGCAGGTCGATAAACGACCAAAATACTGGATTGAGACGCTGATCGCGCTCACCGAACACGATGATGGGCAAGACCCGTGGGAGGGCCGCAATCATCTGACAACGGCGGGTGCCCCGCTTCATTTTCAGGTTCTGGAGTATTCTGTGGAGCAATGCCGGAACATGATTGCGATTTCGCTCGACAAAAGCCGCTGGAACGCGCTCATGCTGTCGATGCACACGTCATTCTTGTACGAAGAAAAACGCGGTACGGATAAGGCATTGGATGAATTTTTAGATCAACAGATCGACAACCAGAAGAAGTGGCGTAAGCAATACGCAGCTACGAAAGCCGACGCGCAATATGCCTACGATTTTATTCAATGGTGCGATGCGCTGTCGCTTATTCTGTGCCTGAATCAGGTGCCGCCCGAAGGCCGTCGGCTCGAAATCAGCAAAGGGCCCGATGGTGTCTCGTATTACATCCTGCAAAATCCGAACGGTTCGCTCTGCATTGATCCGTGGCCGTTTGATGTACCGGCGTTCGCGGCTCACGTCGAAGTTTTCGAGTTGAATCAGTTGGTTTTCAGCGATGACAATGAATTGTACAACGCCTTGCAGGATGCGCCCTTAGCGTTGAAAGAGTGGCAGTTTGTGCAACGTAGCCAATAA
- a CDS encoding histidine phosphatase family protein, translated as MDVYLIRHTEVAVGRSVAYGQSDVDLADAYDEQRDRLLAHLPTDAAAIFSSPLTRCRRLADDIAGSMAAGSRIETAPGQTALIDAHRPVVVHDDRLKEYHFGDWEMVPWATIDRAALDPWMADFVTVRVPNGENFQDLFDRVSRFWREQILPLAETQPGQPVFIVTHGGVIRALLCLFLDLSLHNAYRINLDYGAVTKLTLTDLSYTIQYINR; from the coding sequence ATGGACGTGTATTTAATTCGACACACTGAAGTGGCTGTGGGCCGCAGCGTAGCCTACGGGCAGTCGGACGTTGACCTGGCCGACGCTTATGATGAGCAGCGCGACCGGCTGCTGGCGCATCTGCCCACCGATGCTGCTGCTATTTTCTCCTCGCCCCTGACCCGCTGCCGACGCTTAGCCGACGACATAGCCGGGAGTATGGCTGCCGGGAGCCGCATAGAAACGGCACCAGGGCAAACCGCCCTAATCGACGCACATCGGCCTGTTGTAGTACACGATGACCGGCTGAAAGAGTACCACTTCGGTGATTGGGAAATGGTTCCGTGGGCCACTATCGACCGTGCGGCTCTCGACCCCTGGATGGCCGACTTTGTAACGGTTCGCGTTCCCAACGGCGAGAACTTTCAGGACCTCTTCGACCGTGTCAGCCGGTTCTGGCGCGAGCAGATTCTGCCGTTGGCCGAAACCCAACCGGGTCAGCCCGTGTTTATCGTTACGCACGGGGGCGTAATTCGGGCTTTGCTCTGTCTGTTTCTGGATTTATCTTTGCACAATGCTTATCGAATAAACCTCGACTACGGAGCCGTAACGAAGCTAACCCTAACGGATTTGTCGTATACGATTCAATACATCAATCGTTGA
- a CDS encoding DUF6580 family putative transport protein: MKSISIRPATLMLMILAAALFRLLPHWPNFTPIAAMALFGAATFERKWLGLATPLAAMLLSDALIGFHGSMGAVYLSFGLTWLLGIWALQRPTAGRVASASVTASVLFFLITNFAVWYGSAFYPQTLAGLASCYVAGLAFYNGTSFFLNGLLGDLFFSGVLFGSFYLLQQRFPVLRVAQ, translated from the coding sequence ATGAAATCGATTTCGATTCGTCCTGCCACGCTGATGCTCATGATTCTGGCTGCCGCGCTGTTCCGCTTGCTGCCTCACTGGCCTAATTTTACGCCCATTGCGGCTATGGCTCTGTTTGGCGCGGCCACCTTCGAGCGCAAATGGCTGGGTCTGGCGACTCCGCTGGCGGCTATGCTACTGAGCGATGCGCTGATTGGTTTTCACGGCAGCATGGGGGCTGTTTACCTGAGCTTCGGTTTAACGTGGCTGTTAGGAATATGGGCCTTGCAACGACCAACCGCCGGGCGCGTGGCTTCGGCGTCGGTCACGGCGTCGGTGCTGTTTTTCCTGATTACCAACTTCGCTGTCTGGTACGGCAGCGCGTTTTACCCGCAAACGCTGGCTGGTCTGGCAAGCTGCTATGTGGCTGGTCTGGCATTTTACAACGGCACGTCGTTTTTCCTGAACGGCCTGCTGGGCGATCTCTTTTTCAGTGGTGTGCTGTTCGGCAGTTTCTACCTCCTTCAGCAACGTTTCCCTGTGCTGCGCGTAGCGCAATAA
- a CDS encoding MGH1-like glycoside hydrolase domain-containing protein produces MTKPSAERLRVEEAAKKTIPLAKWGPYLSERQWGTVREDYSANGDAWNFFPHDHARSRVYRWGEDGLGGISDRRQNVCFALALWNHRDGILKERLFGLTNNEGNHGEDVKELYYYLDNTPTHSYMRMRYKYPQAPFPYGWLVHENGIRNRQEPEFEILHTGVFEEGRYFDVDVEYARKSDNDVCIRITVVNQGLDPAPLTVLPTLWCRNRWAFEPNVEKPTINRRPDAPHTGLAQLSHPKTGQYFLYYEPTDTALLTENETNMKRLYGVPNTSPFVKDAFHEAICQDDDYLLQLLQENQSGTKFAPVYALTLQPGESQSVCLRLVNELILKPFGEEFQQVFTDRVREADDFYRQLAPADTTTDRLQIMRQALAGMLWTKQYYHYDIPRWLQGDPGHLPPPPERVLGRNARWEHLNNEDVLSMPDKWEYPWYAAWDLAFHTVPLAMVDPAFAKNQLILLMREWYMNPQGQMPAYEWNFSDVNPPVHAWGALSVYKIEKAIYGNADIQFLKRAFQKLLINFTWWANRHDDEENNIFGGGFLGLDNIGVINRSHLPPGTLLEQADATAWMGMYALNLMDMALEITRYDPTFEDVATKFYEHFVLIGESLNQALWDEKDQFFYDLLHPMRGPSAKLEVRSAVGLSVLFAVSVIRREKCEPLADFLKRMSFFQRYHLELGRPMPEQLVNEQGDILLSLISRDKLEKLLQVMLDESEFLSPGGIRALSKYHEQHPYSVQINGDTYSIAYVPGDSDSGMFGGNSNWRGPVWMPINYLLIKSLKKYYQFYGDSLQVEYPTGSGNWLNLKQVSQALADRLVSIFEQDANGHRPVNGPFSPFYQRSENKELILFFEYFHGDTAQGIGASHQTGWTGAVAELINEDSWEWD; encoded by the coding sequence ATGACAAAACCTTCGGCTGAACGACTACGGGTAGAAGAAGCGGCAAAAAAAACAATCCCGCTTGCCAAATGGGGGCCGTATCTGTCGGAGCGACAGTGGGGTACGGTGCGCGAAGACTATTCGGCCAATGGCGATGCGTGGAATTTCTTTCCGCACGACCATGCCCGTTCGCGCGTGTACCGCTGGGGCGAAGATGGTCTCGGCGGCATCTCCGACCGGCGGCAGAACGTTTGCTTCGCGCTGGCTCTCTGGAATCACCGCGACGGTATTCTGAAAGAACGGCTGTTTGGCCTGACCAATAACGAAGGCAACCACGGCGAAGACGTTAAGGAGTTATACTACTACCTCGACAACACGCCCACGCACTCGTACATGCGGATGCGCTACAAGTACCCACAAGCTCCGTTTCCTTACGGCTGGCTCGTACACGAAAATGGCATCCGCAACCGGCAGGAACCTGAATTCGAGATTCTGCACACGGGCGTTTTTGAAGAAGGTCGTTATTTCGATGTCGACGTTGAATACGCCAGGAAAAGCGATAATGACGTTTGCATTCGCATTACGGTCGTAAATCAAGGCCTCGACCCGGCTCCGCTGACGGTGCTGCCTACCCTCTGGTGCCGCAACCGATGGGCATTTGAGCCAAATGTCGAAAAACCGACCATCAACCGCCGACCCGACGCCCCGCATACGGGTCTGGCGCAACTCAGCCATCCTAAAACGGGGCAGTATTTTCTGTATTACGAACCTACCGACACGGCTCTCCTGACCGAGAACGAGACAAATATGAAGCGGCTATACGGCGTACCAAACACGTCGCCGTTTGTGAAAGACGCCTTTCACGAAGCTATTTGTCAGGATGACGACTATCTGCTCCAACTGCTTCAGGAAAATCAAAGTGGCACCAAATTCGCGCCCGTCTACGCACTGACACTGCAACCCGGCGAGTCGCAGTCGGTTTGTCTTCGGTTAGTCAATGAATTGATTCTCAAACCATTTGGCGAAGAGTTTCAGCAGGTGTTTACCGACCGTGTTCGCGAAGCCGACGACTTTTACCGGCAACTGGCACCCGCCGATACCACCACCGACCGGCTGCAAATTATGCGGCAGGCGTTGGCCGGTATGCTCTGGACCAAGCAATACTATCACTACGACATTCCGCGCTGGCTTCAGGGCGATCCCGGCCACCTGCCTCCCCCGCCCGAACGGGTGCTGGGCCGAAATGCACGCTGGGAACACCTCAATAACGAAGACGTGCTGAGTATGCCCGACAAGTGGGAGTACCCGTGGTATGCAGCCTGGGATTTGGCCTTTCATACCGTGCCACTGGCTATGGTGGACCCGGCATTTGCCAAAAACCAGTTGATTCTGCTGATGCGCGAGTGGTATATGAATCCGCAGGGGCAAATGCCAGCTTATGAATGGAATTTTTCGGACGTAAACCCGCCCGTTCATGCCTGGGGAGCGTTGTCGGTTTATAAAATTGAGAAGGCTATTTATGGCAATGCCGACATTCAGTTTTTGAAGCGGGCATTTCAGAAACTGCTTATCAATTTTACGTGGTGGGCCAACCGGCACGACGACGAAGAAAACAATATTTTTGGCGGAGGCTTTCTGGGCCTTGATAATATCGGCGTCATCAACCGCAGCCACCTCCCGCCCGGCACCCTCCTTGAGCAGGCCGACGCCACTGCCTGGATGGGTATGTACGCGCTCAACCTGATGGATATGGCATTGGAAATCACGCGCTACGACCCAACGTTTGAAGATGTGGCGACCAAGTTTTACGAGCATTTTGTACTGATTGGCGAATCGCTGAATCAGGCACTCTGGGACGAAAAAGACCAGTTTTTCTACGACCTGCTCCACCCCATGCGCGGGCCGTCGGCAAAATTGGAAGTGCGGTCGGCGGTTGGGCTGTCGGTGTTGTTTGCGGTGTCGGTTATCCGGCGGGAAAAGTGCGAACCGCTGGCCGATTTTCTAAAGCGAATGTCGTTTTTCCAGCGATATCATCTCGAACTGGGGCGGCCTATGCCCGAACAGCTTGTGAATGAGCAGGGTGATATTCTGCTGTCGCTGATTTCGCGGGATAAATTGGAAAAGCTATTGCAGGTTATGCTCGATGAATCGGAGTTTCTGTCGCCGGGCGGTATTCGGGCATTGTCGAAATACCATGAGCAGCACCCATATTCCGTGCAAATCAATGGCGACACATACAGTATCGCCTACGTGCCGGGCGATTCGGACTCGGGCATGTTTGGTGGCAATTCCAACTGGCGTGGTCCCGTTTGGATGCCTATCAATTATCTGCTGATAAAGTCGCTGAAAAAATACTATCAGTTCTACGGCGACAGTTTGCAGGTCGAATACCCAACTGGCTCAGGCAACTGGCTCAATCTCAAACAGGTATCGCAGGCATTGGCCGACCGCTTAGTGAGTATCTTCGAGCAGGATGCCAACGGGCATCGCCCCGTCAATGGCCCATTCAGTCCATTTTACCAGCGTTCTGAAAACAAGGAGTTGATTTTATTTTTCGAGTATTTCCACGGCGACACGGCCCAGGGCATTGGAGCCAGCCACCAAACCGGCTGGACCGGTGCCGTTGCCGAACTAATCAACGAAGATTCGTGGGAGTGGGATTAA
- a CDS encoding SDR family oxidoreductase yields the protein MDQTLKGQIALITGASSGIGAGVAKSLAKAGATVVINYPVASSQVAAEAVLQEITDAGGQGMTAQCDVSQEAQVEAMFSDVVSRYGTVDILVNNAGIERNAPFHEQTLDQWNAVINVNLTGQFLCARAAIREFLRRGPRPEVSAATGKIICMSSVHELIPWAGHVNYAASKGGVKLMMQSLAQEYGDRRIRVNSICPGAIQTPINRPAWETPQAMSSLLGLIPYNRIGQPEDIGNLAVFLASDLSDYITGASIFIDGGMTVFESFATGG from the coding sequence ATGGATCAAACACTGAAAGGGCAAATCGCCCTCATTACGGGAGCCAGCAGCGGCATTGGCGCGGGGGTGGCAAAATCACTGGCAAAGGCCGGTGCTACGGTCGTGATTAACTACCCCGTTGCGTCGTCGCAGGTAGCCGCCGAAGCGGTGCTACAGGAAATTACTGACGCTGGCGGGCAGGGTATGACGGCCCAATGCGACGTAAGCCAGGAAGCTCAGGTCGAGGCAATGTTCAGCGATGTGGTTTCCCGTTATGGCACGGTCGATATTCTCGTCAATAATGCTGGTATCGAGCGAAATGCGCCCTTTCATGAACAGACGCTGGACCAGTGGAACGCTGTCATCAACGTGAACCTGACGGGCCAGTTTCTATGCGCTCGGGCGGCCATTCGTGAGTTTTTGCGCCGGGGTCCACGCCCGGAGGTGTCGGCAGCAACGGGCAAAATTATCTGTATGAGTTCGGTGCATGAGCTGATTCCGTGGGCTGGTCACGTTAACTACGCGGCCTCGAAGGGCGGGGTCAAACTCATGATGCAATCGCTGGCACAGGAATACGGTGATCGTCGGATTCGGGTCAACAGCATTTGTCCGGGAGCCATTCAAACGCCCATTAATCGCCCCGCCTGGGAAACGCCACAGGCCATGTCGAGCCTGCTGGGGCTTATTCCATACAATCGAATTGGTCAGCCCGAAGACATCGGCAACTTAGCCGTTTTCTTAGCTTCTGACCTTTCGGACTACATTACTGGAGCCAGTATTTTCATCGATGGGGGCATGACAGTCTTCGAGAGTTTCGCAACAGGTGGGTAA
- a CDS encoding bestrophin family protein: protein MFTTKRVPFYIVFPFAARSILFFLLYSTGICLLYWGLDWKFLAIPFVPIATIGTAVAFYVGFKNNSSYDRLWEARRIWGSLTNASRSWSIMVLDYIGPDQLADPVNEAELKRLHKELIYRHLAYLTALRVQLRQKPVWVQHRDPAHEVIERITEFKQCSLDKEVSRFISEHEAELLIRHPNPATYLLRQQSAQLRELRNEGYLSEYYHVDLERMLVEFYNQQGACERIKSFPFPRQYAFFSYVFTWLFIFVLPYGLLSEMAKASSWHIWLMVPFYTIIAWVFNTMEVVGDTSENPFENSINDVPMTAICRNIEIDLRDMLGETDLPKRVQAVNNILM, encoded by the coding sequence ATGTTTACCACTAAGCGCGTTCCTTTTTACATTGTTTTCCCGTTTGCTGCCCGATCCATCCTTTTCTTTCTGCTGTATTCTACCGGAATATGCCTGCTCTACTGGGGTTTAGACTGGAAATTTCTGGCGATTCCATTCGTGCCAATTGCTACCATCGGTACGGCAGTAGCCTTTTACGTAGGCTTCAAAAATAATTCCTCCTATGACCGGCTGTGGGAAGCCCGCCGAATCTGGGGGAGTTTAACGAACGCCAGCCGGTCGTGGAGCATCATGGTGCTCGACTACATCGGCCCCGACCAACTTGCCGATCCTGTCAATGAGGCTGAACTGAAGCGACTACACAAAGAGCTTATTTATCGGCATCTGGCCTATCTGACGGCCCTGCGCGTACAGCTTCGCCAAAAGCCCGTATGGGTGCAACATCGCGACCCGGCGCATGAGGTAATCGAGCGGATTACTGAGTTTAAGCAGTGTAGTTTAGACAAAGAGGTAAGCCGGTTCATCTCCGAACATGAGGCCGAACTGCTCATCAGACACCCCAATCCGGCCACGTATCTGCTACGGCAGCAGTCGGCACAACTACGCGAATTACGTAACGAAGGCTACCTGTCGGAATACTACCACGTTGATCTGGAGCGGATGCTGGTTGAGTTTTATAATCAGCAGGGGGCCTGCGAGCGTATTAAATCGTTTCCGTTTCCGCGCCAGTATGCCTTTTTTAGCTACGTGTTTACATGGTTATTCATTTTTGTGCTGCCGTATGGGCTGTTGAGCGAGATGGCGAAAGCCAGTAGCTGGCACATCTGGCTTATGGTGCCATTTTATACCATTATCGCCTGGGTGTTCAATACAATGGAAGTGGTGGGGGATACCAGCGAAAACCCATTTGAAAATAGTATTAACGACGTACCTATGACGGCCATTTGCCGCAACATCGAAATCGATCTGCGCGATATGCTCGGCGAAACCGACCTGCCAAAACGCGTTCAGGCCGTAAATAATATACTGATGTGA
- the uvsE gene encoding UV DNA damage repair endonuclease UvsE, protein MIVSPLNVGYACINLTLQAEKILTNRGMIKKTFAERGIQYASQLALKNVQDLLTIVDWNLAHGFGLFRISSDIFPWASEYRLANLPDFTEIRTLLEEIGSRPIRLTTHPGPFNHLAGQGNVLKNTLVDLEYQSEIFDLMGLKPSHWNKINIHLGGTYGDKPGTIARFCQNFGLLSENLRARLTVENDDRVSLYTVADLVPVYEAIGTPVVFDYFHHALNPGTLTEEEAFLMAYGTWDVRPVFHYSDSRQEREDPKARREAHADWLYSIANTYGKEVDIVFESKMKELAILRLRGNEPVITPKLAKLINQAKKQDPENPPAEAVETSDVAL, encoded by the coding sequence ATGATTGTATCACCACTCAATGTTGGCTATGCCTGTATAAATCTGACCCTTCAGGCCGAAAAAATTCTGACCAATCGGGGCATGATAAAAAAGACATTCGCCGAGCGGGGCATTCAGTATGCCTCTCAACTGGCTCTGAAGAATGTACAGGATCTGCTGACGATTGTTGACTGGAATCTGGCGCACGGATTTGGCCTGTTTCGTATCTCATCCGATATTTTCCCGTGGGCATCGGAATATCGGCTTGCCAATTTGCCCGACTTCACCGAAATCCGGACCTTGCTGGAAGAAATAGGTAGTCGGCCTATCCGGCTAACCACCCACCCCGGCCCATTCAATCATTTGGCCGGACAGGGCAACGTGCTGAAAAACACCCTCGTGGATCTGGAATACCAATCTGAAATTTTCGACCTCATGGGTCTGAAACCGTCACATTGGAACAAGATTAATATTCATTTAGGCGGCACCTACGGCGATAAGCCCGGCACCATTGCCCGATTTTGTCAGAATTTCGGGCTATTGTCAGAGAATTTACGCGCCCGCCTTACCGTTGAAAACGACGACCGGGTTAGTCTGTACACCGTAGCGGATTTGGTGCCGGTTTACGAAGCCATTGGTACGCCCGTGGTCTTCGATTATTTTCATCACGCCCTCAATCCCGGTACGCTAACTGAAGAAGAAGCCTTTCTGATGGCCTATGGTACCTGGGATGTTCGGCCCGTTTTTCACTATTCCGACTCGCGGCAGGAACGCGAAGACCCCAAAGCAAGGCGCGAAGCCCACGCCGATTGGCTCTACTCAATCGCGAATACGTATGGCAAAGAGGTAGATATTGTGTTCGAGTCGAAAATGAAGGAGTTAGCCATTTTGCGGCTGCGGGGCAATGAGCCTGTGATAACACCAAAACTGGCAAAACTCATCAATCAGGCCAAAAAGCAAGACCCCGAAAACCCACCTGCCGAAGCTGTCGAAACGAGCGACGTAGCGTTATGA
- a CDS encoding FKBP-type peptidyl-prolyl cis-trans isomerase has translation MAQAKAGDTVQVHYTGTLTDGTVFDSSAGRTPLEFIVGSGQVIKGFDEGVEGMNTGEKKTINIPVEDAYGSANEEMIFTLNRSDIPDDIPLEVGMTLNMHEDGNPRPIPVIVRQLSDSSVTLDANHPLAGQNLVFEVELVGVKTNE, from the coding sequence ATGGCACAAGCAAAAGCCGGTGATACCGTTCAGGTTCACTATACCGGCACTCTCACCGACGGCACTGTTTTCGATTCGTCGGCGGGACGCACTCCCCTCGAATTCATCGTTGGTAGTGGTCAGGTTATCAAAGGATTCGATGAAGGTGTGGAAGGCATGAACACCGGCGAGAAGAAGACAATTAACATTCCGGTGGAAGACGCCTACGGCTCGGCCAATGAGGAAATGATTTTCACACTCAACCGCTCCGACATTCCCGACGATATTCCGCTCGAAGTGGGAATGACGCTCAACATGCATGAAGATGGCAATCCGCGCCCCATTCCGGTCATTGTTCGCCAACTGAGCGACAGTAGCGTTACACTCGACGCCAACCACCCACTTGCCGGGCAAAATCTGGTTTTTGAGGTTGAGCTTGTAGGCGTAAAGACAAACGAATAA